The following are from one region of the Eulemur rufifrons isolate Redbay chromosome 17, OSU_ERuf_1, whole genome shotgun sequence genome:
- the BASP1 gene encoding brain acid soluble protein 1 produces the protein MGGKLSKKKKGYNVNDEKAKDKDKKAEGAGTEEEGTPKEGEPQAAAEPAEAKEGKEKAEKDAQDGEGKAEEQEGAKDAAASEEAPKAEPEKTEGAAEAKAEPAKAAEQEPAASGPAAGGEAPKAAEAAAGQAESAAPAAGDGPGKEEGDPKKTEAPAAPAAQETKSDGAPASDSKPSSTEAAASNKETPAATEAPSSTPKAQAPAAPAEELKAGEAPAANSDQTVAVKE, from the coding sequence ATGGGAGGCAAGCTCAGCAAGAAGAAGAAGGGCTACAATGTGAACGACGAGAAGGCCAAGGACAAAGACAAGAAGGCTGAAGGCGCGGGGACAGAAGAGGAGGGGACCCCGAAGGAGGGCGAGCCCCAGGCGGCCGCCGAGCCCGCCGAGGCCAAGGAGGGCAAGGAGAAGGCGGAGAAGGACGCCCAGGACGGCGAGGGCAAGGCGGAAGAGCAGGAGGGCGCGAAGGACGCGGCGGCCTCGGAGGAGGCCCCGAAGGCGGAGCCCGAGAAGACGGAGGGCGCGGCCGAGGCCAAGGCCGAGCCGGCGAAGGCGGCCGAGCAGGAGCCCGCGGCCTCCGGCCCCGCTGCGGGCGGCGAGGCCCCCAAAGCTGCCGAGGCCGCCGCGGGCCAGGCCGAGAGCGCGGCGCCCGCCGCCGGGGACGGCCCGGGCAAGGAGGAAGGGGACCCCAAAAAGACTGAGGCTCCCGCAGCCCCTGCCGCCCAGGAGACGAAAAGTGACGGGGCCCCGGCTTCAGACTCAAAACCTAGCAGCACGGAGGCCGCCGCCTCCAACAAGGAGACCCCCGCAGCCACGGAAGCACCTAGTTCTACCCCCAAGGCCCAGGCCCCTGCAGCCCCCGCAGAAGAGCTTAAGGCTGGCGAGGCCCCGGCAGCTAATTCTGATCAAACCGTAGCAGTGAAAGAGTGA